A window of the Cryptococcus depauperatus CBS 7841 chromosome 5, complete sequence genome harbors these coding sequences:
- a CDS encoding eukaryotic translation initiation factor 6 translates to MAVRTQFENSTDIGVFSKLTNSYCLTALASSTNFYSVFESELADVIPIVHTTIGGTRIIGRLTAGNRHGLLVPSTTTDQELQHLRNSLPPSVAIQRVEERLSALGNVIACNDYVALVHPDIDRETEEIIADTLKVEVFRQTVAGNVLVGSYCALSNQGGLVHPKTSRSELDELSSLLQVPLVAGTVNRGSDVIGAGLVVNDWCAFTGLDTTATEVSVIEATFRLQGQTSAAVINEMRDSLIDHYA, encoded by the exons ATGGCAGTTC GAACGCAATTTGAGAATTCTACAGACATTGGAGtgttttccaagctcaCCAACTC CTACTGTCTTACAGCGCTTGCCTCCTCCACCAACTTTTATTCTGTCTTTGAATCTGAGCTGGCCGATGTTATCCCTATCGTCCATACTACCATTGGTGGCACTCGTATCATAGGCCGTCTTACCGCTGGTAACAGACATGGTCTCCTTGTACCTTCCACCACCACGGACCAGGAACTGCAACACCTCCGAAATTCTCTCCCTCCTTCTGTCGCAATACAGAGAGTGGAGGAAAGACTGTCGGCTCTAGGGAACGTGATTGCTTGCAATGACTATGTGGCTCTAGTCCATCCTGATATAGACAGAGAGACAGAGGAGATTATTGCCGATACCTTGAAAGTTGAGGTCTTCCGTCAAACCGTCGCTGGAAATGTTCTCGTTGGTTCGTACTGTGCATTGTCAAATCAA GGTGGTTTGGTTCACCCTAAAACCTCTCGATCAGAACTTGAtgagctttcttctcttcttcaggtgCCTCTTGTTGCAGGAACAGTCAACCGAGGTTCCGACGTCATTGGTGCTGGTTTAGTAGTCAACGATTGGTGCGCATTCACTGGTTTAGATACCACTGCTACTGAGGTTAGTGTCATTGAGGCTACATTTA GACTGCAAGGACAAACTTCTGCGGCTGTCATCAATGAGATGCGTGACTCTCTCATTGATCATTATGCCTAA
- a CDS encoding DNA phosphorothioation-dependent restriction protein DptG — protein sequence MSLKVPKNPLEILTPILTSHPTPQALQHLHDLCDELLASDETFSVTFSKIPCPEGKNHLFTLKPHYWEIEPGKWEYRDGQRNPYCDLLGGQKQLEAMSRAVHTLSLGAVYLGAKDNEWQERCLTRIEHVLNVFFVDEDTQMTPEVWYAQCQPGENPARGNYAFVIAVRNILLVSQSLPLVQHKLSDTLVTQIKDWFKAQTEWMETSEQGKAVRAMNNHHTTWYHAVLASHLTCIDKKKGVSHANQFFHQEIKDHPDPFTFNQYSLGRARPRHSTLFALEPIFIMAALTYSSELEKPSKKIFNYLTDLVNWAKTVEPGDIERPLEEQGRFEAKLGWFERMLKRWSGEEVATIDPQGENLWEEGWKKRMKVTWGFL from the exons ATGTCTCTCAAAGTCCCAAAGAATCCTCTTGAAATTCTGACTCCAATACTGACATCGCATCCCACTCCGCAAGCCCTCCAGCACCTCCATGATTTATGCGATGAACTTTTAGCGAGCGATGAGACATTCTCAGTAACTTTTTCTAAGATTCCATGTCCCGAAGGGAAGAATCATCTCTTTACTCTCAAGCCTCACTACTGGGAGATTGAGCCAGGCAAGTGGG AATATCGAGATGGCCAGCGTAACCCGT ACTGCGACCTTCTTGGTGGTCAAAAGCAGCTTGAAGCCATGTCAAGAGCTGTTCACACACTTTCCCTTGGCGCTGTTTACCTTGGGGCCAAGGATAACGAATGGCAAGAACGATGTTTGACGCGAATTGAACATGTGTTGAACGTCTTTTTCGTCGATGAAGATACACA AATGACACCCGAAGTTTGGTACGCTCAATGCCAACCAGGAGAGAATCCCGCCAGGGGAAACTATGCTTTTGTGATTGCA GTTCGTAACATCTTATTGGTCTCTCAATCACTCCCTCTTGTCCAACACAAGCTTTCCGACACCTTGGTTACCCAGATCAAAGACTGGTTTAAAGCACAAACCGAATGGATGGAAACAAGTGAGCAAGGCAAGGCTGTTAGGGCCATGAACAACCACCACACGACGTGGTATCACGCTGTG CTCGCCTCTCACCTCACTTGcattgacaagaaaaaaggtgTTTCCCATGCTAATCAATTCTTTCACCAGGAAATTAAAGACCATCCTGACCCTTTTACATTTAACCAGTATAGTCTTGGCCGAGCAAGACCACGCCATAGTACTCTCTTTGCTCTCGAGCCCATATTCATCATGGCCGCTCTTACATACAGCTCAGAACTAGAGAAACCTTCCAAGAAGATTTTCAATTATCTCACCGACTTGGTAAACTGGGCAAAAACCGTTGAGCCAGGTGATATTGAACGACCCTTGGAGGAGCAAGGGCGTTTTGAAGCGAAACTAGGATGGTTTGAGAGAATGCTGAAGAGGTGGAGCGGCGAAGAAGTAGCGACAATTGATCCACAAGGAGAGAACCTGTGGGAAGAAGgctggaaaaagagaatgaaggtGACTTGGGGTTTCTTGTGA